The Nitrospinota bacterium nucleotide sequence CCCATCCCGCCGATCATTATCCCAAGGCTTCCGAAGTTGGCGAAGCCGCACATGGCATAGGTCATGATAAGCCTGCTTCGGGGACTTAGCGCGCCTTCCGGCAACTGGGACATTTGCAGGTACGCCAAAAGCTCGTTTAAGACCGTCTTGATCCCCATCAGCGATCCGGCGGTCTTCGCTTCGCCCCATGGAACGCCCATCAGCCACGTCACCGGGGCCATCACCCACCCGAGCATAGTCTGGAGCGTCAGCGGCTTGCCGTCCACCATGGGAAAAACGCCGAGCAGCTGATTGACCAGGGCCACCAGCGCCACGAGCACCACCAGCATGGCGATGATGTTTATCAGCAGCGTCACCCCTTCGGCCGTCCCTTTTGTTATGGCGTCCATGGAGCTTTTCGCGTCCGAACGCGGGTCTGCTCCACCATCGGCGGTGGCCTGGGTCTCGGGAATCATGATAAGCGAAGTCATGATGGCGGCCGGGGCGCTGATTATCGAGGCGGTGAGGATGTGCCCCATCGCGTCCGGAATGGTCTTTGACAATATTATCGAGTACAGCACCATCACCGTCCCGGCTATTGTGGCCATGCCGCCGGTCATCACAATGAACATCTCGCTTCTGGTCATGCCTGCAAGATATGGCCTGACGAAAAGGGGCGCCTCCACCATGCCGACGAAAATGTTCGCCGCAGTGGATAGGCCCACAGGGCCGTTGACACCCATTGTCTTTCGCAAGGCCCAGGCGAACGCCCGCACTATCACCGGCAGTATCCGCCAGTAGAACAGGAGCGAAGAAAGGGCGCTTATCACCAGCACCAGCGGCAGCCCGCGGAAGGCGA carries:
- a CDS encoding nucleoside:proton symporter, whose amino-acid sequence is MALQSAFGFIVLVAFAWVVSENRRKVDARIVIAGSLLQIGLAALILNFPPIKSLFLLLNEMVGALERSTVAGTSFVFGYLGGGPLPFDEKNPGMTFIFAFRGLPLVLVISALSSLLFYWRILPVIVRAFAWALRKTMGVNGPVGLSTAANIFVGMVEAPLFVRPYLAGMTRSEMFIVMTGGMATIAGTVMVLYSIILSKTIPDAMGHILTASIISAPAAIMTSLIMIPETQATADGGADPRSDAKSSMDAITKGTAEGVTLLINIIAMLVVLVALVALVNQLLGVFPMVDGKPLTLQTMLGWVMAPVTWLMGVPWGEAKTAGSLMGIKTVLNELLAYLQMSQLPEGALSPRSRLIMTYAMCGFANFGSLGIMIGGMGTMAPEKKDMIVSLGMKSILAGTLSTCMTGAVVGIVG